The region GTATGTGACCTTTTCCTGATGTAAATATACTGAAACCGACGCAACTGTGTATGCGGAGAATCTGCACGTCCCATTTTTCATTAGTTTCGTTGTATCAGCCTGTTTCGCTTGAATAACTAATTATGAATCGTTGCCCTGTTGACTCAGAGCTGGGATTGCGGATGTGACGTCAGAAGGGTAACCCCACGTGATCACGCCATTCGTGCTCCTACACGTTGTTGGAGGGGCTTCTTTAGCTAACGCTGCTAAATGACTGACTGTCTTGTAATTGCAGGATGCTCCCCAGTATCCAGGCTACCCGTCCCAGTACTGGTATCCCCAGTCCCATTCCACAGGACACTATGCCAGCAACTACCCCCCTGGGTCAGATGTTCCGCCTCAGTACAGTCCACAGGTACAGCTCATTACGTAGCATAAGTAGGTGTAAATCCTGCTGGATGTAATCCGGCCCATTTCAGTAAATCCCCGTGGTGACCTGTGCAGGTGATGTCCGGGGCTTATCCCAACGCCGTCTACAGCCCGCTGCAGAGCCACTACCCAGCCACCGCCTTCCACCCATCCAACCCTTTTTACTGTGCGGACCCCCAGCGACCGTCCTCGGCTCCTTTCCCTAACCAGGGCTGCCCAGCAGAGCAGGGCGGTGGGCCCCCCCCACACTCCCAGCATCATCACTACTCTGCTCCTCACTGCCAAGGGGTCAGTTTTCGTCAACGCTTGACACGTGCTTGGACGGGCGCCGTTCCAGGGCGGTTTAGTTTAGAAGGTTGTGAGGTTTGGAATCAACCAAACCtcattttcagaggaaaagcAGACGGTCGTTGGTAATGACGACAACAGAGGAACGTTGTGAACTttcttccccttctctcctctcagggTTCTGGATACTCTTCTGGACCCTACccacagtacagtgaaggcagCCCAGCCCCCCCCTACCCCACTGGCCAGCCACTTCCCCCCAGCTCACAGGCcgacacatggacacacacgggGGGCTCTTATGGTCCCccacagcagcagtggcagcctGGACAGCCATCTCCACAGAACCACTATGTCCGTCCGTCCCACCCTCCAGCATGGCCCGGGACAGGAACCGGCGCCCCACCACCCTACCAACCCAAGGTATGGAGGGCTAATCCTGatagtgggcggggccagctcAGTCTGGCGGGGGCTGGGCTGAAGCGGAGGGTTCAGGGTCCCATCACCGGTGCATGATGAAGCTGGTTCTGAACCCAGTACAAGCGTCACACCTTTGGTTTGTGTCACTACAGGAGCAGAAGCACCAGGGTGCACCACAGGTGGGGGGCAAACCCAGGGCggccccttcctctctccccaccATGCCCGCT is a window of Takifugu flavidus isolate HTHZ2018 chromosome 5, ASM371156v2, whole genome shotgun sequence DNA encoding:
- the bag4 gene encoding BAG family molecular chaperone regulator 4; this translates as MDAPQYPGYPSQYWYPQSHSTGHYASNYPPGSDVPPQYSPQVMSGAYPNAVYSPLQSHYPATAFHPSNPFYCADPQRPSSAPFPNQGCPAEQGGGPPPHSQHHHYSAPHCQGGSGYSSGPYPQYSEGSPAPPYPTGQPLPPSSQADTWTHTGGSYGPPQQQWQPGQPSPQNHYVRPSHPPAWPGTGTGAPPPYQPKEQKHQGAPQVGGKPRAAPSSLPTMPADISSPPQLYNRSRRGGSDPSPAESLPSPARAPAPAHTGPQPLGLARVQEVMSRVLLLQEDVDEFVGKKTDKSYRCLEELLTKELLVLDSVETRGQEIVRQARKEAVQRIQAILDLLEKKAF